Below is a window of Leptospira saintgironsiae DNA.
CAAAAATTACTTTGGATACCAAGCAATATTATTCCTAACAAAAGAATTTCTGTGATTTATTATTTACAGCAGGGATTTCCAATTTTCTACCTGAATTGAGAATTTTTAAAAAGCTTTGAATACCAAGCATTTTTGGGAGCACCCTTGACTACAAATAATATACTTAAACGAATCATTTATCTGATATTCGCTATGATTTCCTACACGATCTACCTTTTTAGTATGATCGTTTTTGTCTTCCGTTTGCTTGATATCACTCAATTTATAGAGACCTTCACATTTGAATTCCAAACAGGACTAATAGGATCGATTTGTATAGACATAGCCTTAATAGTATTGTTTGGCCTTCCTCATAGTATCATGGCCAGAGCCGGTTTCAAAAAATATTGTAAACGAATAGTACCTCCGTCAATTGAGAGGAGTCTTTACGTTTTTATAACTAGCATTACTCTGATTGTACTCTCATGCCTATGGCAGCCTATCTATTCCGAGATTTGGAATATTAAAACCAATTTTGGGATATATGTGACCTATTCGATTTTCTTAATAGGATTTATCTTAGCTGTTGTTTCTACTTTTTTGATAGATCACTTTGAACTTTTTGGGTTAAAGCAAGCATGGAATTTTCTTAGAAAAACGGAAGCCCATACTACAGAATTCGCTACACCTTCACTTTATAAGTTAGTGCGTCATCCCATGATGCTCGGAATAGTTTTAGTTCTATGGGGCACACCGCTTATGAATGCAGGCCATCTTCTTCTCTCCATAGGCATGACTCTTTATATTATCATTGGGACATTCTTTGAAGAAAGAGATTTAATACGAACATTTGGGGAGAAGTATCTGAATTATAAGCGATCAGTTCCTATGCTTCTGCCCTTCTTTACACTCAATCGAAATATTAAAAAAGATTAAATTGGAGAAAACTATGAAAGTTGATAATATGATATTGTCTCAAAGATTCTGTGGTCCACCAAAAACAGGCAATGGCGGTTTTACTGCGGGTATTTTGGTGGAAGCTGTAGGAACGAACGCCGCTGAAATACGTTTACTAAGCCCAACTCCTGTTGAGACATCCATTATTCTGGAATCTAAAAAAGGACAACAAGGTGCAATCTATGACGATTCAAAGAAAATACTCGCAACTCTCAAATCAATCTCAGTAGAAGATTTTCCGGATTATAAATTGCCAACAGTTCCTGATCTCGAGGATGCAAAAAAGATATCTGCCTTTTATCCAGGGTTTACAACTCATCCATTTCCTACATGCTTCGTATGCGGTCCTAAAAGAGAAGTGAACGATGGGATGCGGATATTTGTTGGCCCTGCTCCCAAACAAATTGGATTTGAAAATCTCATGGTAGGGCATTGGCTACCAGACGAAACAGTTGAATCGGAGAATGGAATTGTAAGAGATGCGGTGATCTGGGGAGCTTTGGACTGCCCCGGTGGGTTTTCAGCTGTATTAGGTGAGCCACAGCTAATTGTACTGAGCAAAATATGCGGTAAAATTATAGAACGTCCGAAGACTGGAGAAAACTATATAGTAATGAGTTGGCGTTTACAGAAGATGTCAAGAGCCTTCAAAGTTATGACTGCTATTTTTAAATCTGATTCGAAAAGTTTGATGGCAATCGCTGAAGCACTTTGGCTAGCTCCTCGAAATTGGGATAGTACAAATCAGGAATGGTAATTGTAAGTAGCGCTGTATCACGCATGGAGAAACAGCGCTGACTTCGAAGAGAAGAATTACGTATTAGTTTTTTCTTTTATAGTGAAGAGCAGTGATGCCGGATTGAAAAGTTTCCGAACTTACAAAATCCAGTAGAAGCCTTTCTTGTAGTTTGATTGTTTCGAATAATCGAGGGCCTTTTCCAACAATTACTGGATGAACTACGAAACGATATTCATCAATTAAATTAAGCTCAGAGAGTTGAGAACCAAGACTCAAGCTACCCACGAAAATATCCTTTGCAGACTGTTTCTTCAAAACATTTACTTCATCTGCAAGACTTTCACGTGCTAGTCGAGAATTCATATCATCAACATGTTTCAATGTAGAAGAGAATAAGATCTTCTCAAGTGAGGTGAACACTTGAGCAAATTCATTCGTTATCTCTGATGCAGATTGGCCTTTTGCGATTTCTGGCCAATAAGGCACCATTAGTTGGTATGTGACCCGCCCGTACAGGATTACATCTGCTGTGCGAAGTAGATCTGTGAAATATTTGTGCAGGCCTTCGTCTGGAACCATATCCATGTGGCCGCAACATCCATCCGTACTAATGTTAATCGCAAAAATAACTTTTCTCATAGGTCTATTTATAAATAGCTAGGCTTAGTGTAGATAAAATAAGAGATAGATTTTTAAAGAAAAATGTGAAGACAGCGAGAGAACTCCCGCTGGGAAATCGATTGGTTATGTGAAAAAAAGTAAGTTCTTTTTAGTTAGTCTCTTGCAGCTTACATATATAGTGCAAGAGAACTATCTAAATTAGTAGTATAAAAAGTTTACCAACGATCGCGTTGGAACTTTCTATCGTTATTTCTGCTATTGCGGTCAGATCTTGATCTTTCTTCAGCAATCGAAACTGTGATGTTTCGACCATCTACTTCTTTACCATTAAGTTCTGAAATAGCTGCTTTGGCAGAATCTTGATCCGCAAAAGTAACAAAGCCAAATCCTCTGGATCTTCCGGTTTCGCGATCAACCACGATATTCGCTTCTTGAATAGCGCCATGGGCTTCAAAGACTTGACGTAGAGTTTGGTCAGTTGTTGACCAGCTGAGTCCACCAACAAATAGTTTGGATGACATAAATATTATCCTCGTTCCATACTGAGATATTAAATAATCTGTATGATAGTAAATTAGGTCGTTACGGGCTATGCGATTAAAACAGAACGAGTAAAGAGCACTAATGCCATTAAATTATTATAGGCAAATGCAGACAAGAACCTTTTTAGTGCGAGTTTAAAAGTAAAAGCGCTAATCTATCGATATTTTTTGCATTGGCGAGAGGACCGCCCTAGCAAGTTCGAGCGGCACGGAAAATGCCTCATTTGGTAACATGTTCGTAAGCTTGTGCTAACCGCTGCCAGGAATTTACATGCATCCATGAAAATGCAAAATAGAAGATGCCCAAGAGGAGCTGTTTCAAACGAGATTTGTTCTGGATGGAATGAGAAATCCTATCTACCAGCCACTTCTCATCAAAGCCGCTCCAGACCCCGGCAGCACTGAACAAATTCCATTGAAGAATTGGAAACACTTCGTCCCTATCAATTCTTTTTGCCTGGGCAATACTGAATTTGTTTTCAAAGATGATCGATGCAATACGAGCGTAATCCGATTCCTCAAGTTCAGTGTCAAGATACAGTTCCGAAATCGCAATCCATACCGCTGATCGATTTGTTAAGCCCATGCTGATTTCTTAAAAAATGGCGGCCAATTAAGCAATCTCCTCGCCGCTCACCCTTCCATTTTACTTTAACTCAGAAATTATTAGTTTTTTCTGTTTGAAGGTGTTCATCATTGCTTTTCTGCTTATTACCGGGTCGCTATTATGAATAAGGTCAAAATATTCAGTTGGAACCACTTGCCAAGATAACCCGTACTTATCTTTACACCAACCACAAGGTCCTTCTTCACCGCCGTTAGTTGTTAAGGCATCCCAATAGTAATCTACTTCTGCTTGGTCTTTGCAATTAATAACAAGAGAGATTGCTTCATTAAATTTAAATAATGGTCCTGCCGCTAAGATACTAAATTCAACACCTGCTAAGTCCATTACAGCTGTTTCAAATTCGCCGGATAAATCATCAGAATCAGGGTTACCGTCTTTCGGCATTTTGGTAAATAAACGATAATCTTTCAATTTACCATCTTTAAATATTGATAGGTAGTATTCAGCTACAGATTTTGCATCCTTTTCTACCCACAAACAAGGTGTGATTTTTTGTTGTATCATATTTCCCCAACATATATTATTTAATTTGTTCTTCGATTTATAAAGTGAATCACTAAAACTGGAAACAATTTTTCATTGGTTTTTCTTTGTATGAAACGAAAAATCCATCCAGATTAAAATGTAGTCTGAGGGGATTTGCATTAGTCGATGAGGCAAAGCAGAAATAGTTAGGTAAAGTAACGCTTTTATAACTTACCTTTTATTAAATCCTTAATAGCTAATAAATCACTTGAAGAAAAGTCAGCATCATACGGAAATTCACCTGAATAAAAGCGAATCGAAAAGCTATTGGCGTTTAGTAAATTATTCTGTAATTCCTTTGTGAGAATAATTTCGGCAGAATATGAATTCCACGATGAGAATCTATAGCCCTCTATACTATTTTTGGAATTTTGAAGTTCAATTTTGATTTTCTTATCATCTAGTTTAAAAAAAGCAGAAGAACCCAATGGTTGATCATGATCCGTGAATCTGGAAAAAAGATAACACTTAATAACAGGTTCTGAGCCTTCAGCAACTGTTTTCGTCAATGTCGCAAATAGCGTTTTACCTCCTCTTGGTATAGGATTTGTGTAAACATACATGTCTAAGCTAAAGGTAGTCTGATTTTTAAAGTCATCTTTAAAAACTTTAACTTTCCCATAAGATAGACACTGTAATGTTAATACGCCTATTATTGCTATGGCTGATTTTTTCATTCTTCCTCGTATGTGATCATTGCTATTAAATAAATTGAAAGCGAGAGTGCGAAAGCAGCTCGAAGCGCTGCGGAAGAGCCGATAGTTTTGCTTAGTTATCAATTTAAAAGGCGACTTTATTGTATTCCGTGCTTTATTGTGACTGTAATATAGCCCGAATTATTATTTAGAGCAGTATCGTTAATTCTGCATTCTGGATATCCACCCATTTGAAACTCAAATTCGCCCGTCGAAAAGATTAGTTCTCTGTTAGTATTCAATCTACATACCAATTGTCCGTGATTCAAATTTGAAAATATCCGGAAATCTCCCCATTGCGAAGGATTTACAGAAGAACCTCTTGAATCCAATTGAAGTTGATTATCAGTCATAGACCAATAACCTTGTGCCTCAACTTTTACCGACGTATTTGATTCTATCAGGACATTTAAGACCTGCCACCCATCTCTCGCAGTTACTATACCACTAAAGTCTTTTTTACTTTCAGGGTGCTCTTCATATAATTTGAGAATATATTCGCTTGTAGGAATTATAGCTGTTCCTACAGACGCAATTTTTCCGTCAGAGATATTTACGATTCTTGCATCAAATCTTATCGTATTATTTCTCTTTTGAATAGTTCCAAGTAAAAGCAAATCTGCGCCTGATAATTTTATTGTTTCGATCGTTGATGCATCAGCCAAACCAATTTTCCCATACAAGATCTCATCTAATATTCCATCAATTCTTTGTCTTTCTACCAAGTCAAAATGATCGGGCTTAAACATTTCATTTTGCAATGCATTTGCTAAATAAATTCCAAGTTTTGGGGTAACTAAAATATACTTTGCAAGAGGCTTAACTAAATCGTTCCTAGCAAATGATGCAATAGCTAGTGCTCTCCTATCCTTTGGCTTATAATTTAAAAGAAGTTGTTCTTTAAGTTCCTTAGCGGCCTTATCTATTTCATCTAGATATTGATAATTCAAATTCTCTTTATGAACTGATGAAACACATGAAAAAATAGTAAGAATTGAGAATAATATAACTTTCACTTTCATAATTTATCTTTTCCTTTTTATTTTTGACGATTGCGACTAACGACCAAGGTGTTCTGATGTTCGCAACGGCACGAGTTTGCCCTCCAAACAAAGTGACTGGCGCGAATGCGGTGCAGCCTAAGAAGTGAGTCGCAAAGCGATCTCCGAGCGGAGTGGAAGCACCGATAGTTAGACGCAGTGTGGATAGAAATTAGGCGTATGTTTCAAAGAATAGCAAGAAGTCTATGAAACTACAAACTTACTTACCGGCTGAGGGATGAAGAAAGAATTAAAGTAAATTGCATGTTTATTCTTCTTTTTCTAGTGAAAGATCCTGCTCTGAGTTATTACTTTTCTTTTCTTCATTACGGATCTTGCGTTTCTCAAGCTTTTCTTGCCTGATTTCCTTCTTTTTTATTTCGCGTTGTCTTTTTACAAAGGACAAGTTACCTTTTTGGGCCATATAGCTCTCCTATTAAATAAAAATCGACTTTTTGCTCTAGGGGTCATATAGGGCTTTAAAGAAGAAAGTATGAAGGTTATGAAAGACTCCTTTTAAGATGTAATCGCCAAAGCGAGAAAGGAAGCCAAACCTTTTTCGATTAATCCTCTTGCGTTGATATCTCGAGCATAATTGAAAATG
It encodes the following:
- a CDS encoding methyltransferase family protein yields the protein MARAGFKKYCKRIVPPSIERSLYVFITSITLIVLSCLWQPIYSEIWNIKTNFGIYVTYSIFLIGFILAVVSTFLIDHFELFGLKQAWNFLRKTEAHTTEFATPSLYKLVRHPMMLGIVLVLWGTPLMNAGHLLLSIGMTLYIIIGTFFEERDLIRTFGEKYLNYKRSVPMLLPFFTLNRNIKKD
- a CDS encoding dihydrofolate reductase family protein: MRKVIFAINISTDGCCGHMDMVPDEGLHKYFTDLLRTADVILYGRVTYQLMVPYWPEIAKGQSASEITNEFAQVFTSLEKILFSSTLKHVDDMNSRLARESLADEVNVLKKQSAKDIFVGSLSLGSQLSELNLIDEYRFVVHPVIVGKGPRLFETIKLQERLLLDFVSSETFQSGITALHYKRKN
- a CDS encoding DUF7079 family protein, encoding MGLTNRSAVWIAISELYLDTELEESDYARIASIIFENKFSIAQAKRIDRDEVFPILQWNLFSAAGVWSGFDEKWLVDRISHSIQNKSRLKQLLLGIFYFAFSWMHVNSWQRLAQAYEHVTK
- a CDS encoding RNA recognition motif domain-containing protein, which translates into the protein MSSKLFVGGLSWSTTDQTLRQVFEAHGAIQEANIVVDRETGRSRGFGFVTFADQDSAKAAISELNGKEVDGRNITVSIAEERSRSDRNSRNNDRKFQRDRW
- a CDS encoding VOC family protein, with amino-acid sequence MIQQKITPCLWVEKDAKSVAEYYLSIFKDGKLKDYRLFTKMPKDGNPDSDDLSGEFETAVMDLAGVEFSILAAGPLFKFNEAISLVINCKDQAEVDYYWDALTTNGGEEGPCGWCKDKYGLSWQVVPTEYFDLIHNSDPVISRKAMMNTFKQKKLIISELK
- a CDS encoding CsgG/HfaB family protein, encoding MKVKVILFSILTIFSCVSSVHKENLNYQYLDEIDKAAKELKEQLLLNYKPKDRRALAIASFARNDLVKPLAKYILVTPKLGIYLANALQNEMFKPDHFDLVERQRIDGILDEILYGKIGLADASTIETIKLSGADLLLLGTIQKRNNTIRFDARIVNISDGKIASVGTAIIPTSEYILKLYEEHPESKKDFSGIVTARDGWQVLNVLIESNTSVKVEAQGYWSMTDNQLQLDSRGSSVNPSQWGDFRIFSNLNHGQLVCRLNTNRELIFSTGEFEFQMGGYPECRINDTALNNNSGYITVTIKHGIQ